In the Opitutia bacterium genome, one interval contains:
- a CDS encoding ABC transporter permease has product MLTDLRYALRQLTKSPGFSLTVLLILALGIGATTIVFTIVDSVLLRPVEYPESDRLVVVRERSMPRFPQFSVSPGNYASFASEIEAFESTYATTGRLFNLTGRGDPVRVSALAASGRYFEVLKTPPFIGRAFGPAEDAPGKGNVVVLMHAFWQRQFGGRREVVGEAITLSGQSYTVIGVMGPDFRRGSTLDLIVPMALPTDQAGQRGGHYLSMVGRLKPGATLEQANAQLAAVTARLAREFPDSNAGWDAFAITMLENNTRSARTALYLLLGAVGAMLLIACANIANLMLARATVRHREISIRAALGASRWRTVRLLLTESLLLSLAGGALGVLAARWGLDLVLAFGSDALPRAAEIALDWRAIGATTALSVVTGIAFGLAPALAGVRVNLIDALKSGARTAGDSGMRWARSALVVIEMALALILLTCAGLLMRSFVTLVHTSPGFDPSGVAVASVALPESQYDTPEKQALFVEQVLANYRAVPGARFAAASHSMPYVSNEWILSLEFEGRPAPKPGEGVSVHYFAITPDYFRAMGVPLLRGRSFTAADRKDAPRVAIVSESFVRQHFPSGEALGQRVAVGIGPQVWHEIVGIVGDIKHARVDVATMPQVYEPLAQQPFDTVTFAVRFDTPAAAAAAGSALKQGVLAVDPAQPVMLGRTLSGYVDETSARERFILGLFGVFAVLAVLLAALGIYSVIAYGVAQRRTEFGVRVALGAMPADILRLVLATGGRLLALGVLLGLAGSLAASRLLESMLFRTNARDPLVLAAVAALLGAVALVACLVPARRAARIDPMTALRAE; this is encoded by the coding sequence ATGCTAACCGATCTCCGCTACGCGCTCCGCCAACTGACGAAATCGCCGGGCTTTTCGCTCACCGTCCTGCTGATCCTCGCCCTCGGCATCGGCGCGACAACCATCGTCTTCACGATCGTCGATTCCGTGTTGCTGCGGCCGGTCGAGTATCCGGAGTCGGATCGCCTCGTCGTGGTGCGCGAGCGCTCGATGCCTCGCTTTCCGCAGTTTTCCGTTTCACCCGGCAACTACGCGAGTTTCGCCTCGGAGATCGAGGCGTTCGAGAGCACCTACGCCACGACCGGCCGTCTCTTCAATCTCACCGGCCGGGGCGATCCGGTGCGCGTGAGCGCGCTCGCCGCCAGCGGCCGCTACTTCGAAGTTCTCAAAACGCCGCCGTTCATCGGCCGCGCCTTCGGCCCTGCGGAGGACGCCCCGGGCAAAGGAAACGTCGTCGTGCTCATGCACGCCTTCTGGCAACGGCAGTTCGGCGGCCGCCGGGAGGTCGTCGGCGAGGCGATCACGTTGAGCGGACAGAGCTACACCGTGATCGGCGTCATGGGGCCGGATTTCCGCCGCGGCAGCACGCTGGATTTGATCGTGCCCATGGCCCTGCCCACCGACCAGGCCGGCCAGCGCGGCGGGCACTATCTCAGCATGGTGGGCCGGCTGAAGCCGGGCGCGACGCTCGAGCAGGCCAACGCCCAGCTCGCCGCCGTGACGGCCCGCCTCGCGCGCGAATTCCCCGACTCGAACGCCGGCTGGGACGCGTTCGCGATCACGATGCTCGAGAACAACACCCGGAGCGCCCGCACCGCACTCTATCTGCTGCTCGGGGCCGTCGGCGCCATGCTCCTGATCGCCTGCGCCAACATCGCCAACCTGATGCTCGCCCGCGCGACCGTGCGGCACCGCGAAATCTCCATCCGCGCCGCGCTCGGCGCCTCGCGCTGGCGCACGGTGAGGTTGCTGCTTACGGAAAGCCTGCTGCTCTCGCTCGCCGGCGGCGCCCTCGGCGTCCTCGCCGCGCGTTGGGGACTCGATCTGGTGCTCGCATTCGGCAGCGACGCGCTGCCGCGCGCGGCGGAGATCGCGCTCGACTGGCGCGCCATTGGCGCCACGACCGCCTTGTCGGTCGTGACCGGCATCGCCTTCGGGCTCGCGCCGGCGCTGGCCGGGGTGCGGGTCAATCTCATCGACGCGCTCAAGAGCGGCGCCCGCACGGCCGGCGACAGCGGCATGCGCTGGGCACGCTCGGCCCTCGTCGTGATTGAGATGGCGCTGGCGCTGATTCTCCTGACCTGCGCCGGCCTGCTCATGCGGAGCTTCGTGACACTCGTGCACACCAGCCCCGGTTTCGATCCGAGCGGCGTCGCCGTCGCCTCGGTCGCGCTGCCCGAAAGCCAATACGACACGCCGGAAAAACAGGCGCTGTTCGTCGAACAGGTCCTCGCCAACTACCGCGCGGTGCCAGGCGCGCGCTTCGCCGCGGCCTCGCACTCCATGCCCTATGTGAGCAACGAGTGGATTCTCTCGCTCGAGTTCGAGGGGCGTCCCGCCCCGAAGCCCGGCGAGGGCGTCTCCGTGCATTACTTCGCGATCACCCCGGACTACTTCCGCGCGATGGGCGTCCCGCTCCTGCGCGGTCGCTCGTTCACGGCCGCCGACCGGAAGGACGCCCCGCGCGTGGCGATCGTGAGCGAATCGTTCGTGCGCCAGCATTTCCCCTCCGGCGAGGCGCTCGGCCAGCGTGTTGCCGTGGGCATCGGTCCCCAAGTGTGGCACGAAATCGTCGGCATCGTCGGCGACATCAAGCACGCCCGCGTCGACGTGGCGACGATGCCGCAGGTCTACGAGCCCCTCGCCCAACAACCGTTCGACACCGTCACGTTTGCCGTGCGTTTCGACACGCCCGCCGCCGCTGCCGCGGCCGGGAGCGCGCTCAAGCAAGGCGTGCTCGCGGTCGATCCCGCCCAGCCGGTCATGCTTGGCCGGACGCTCAGCGGCTACGTCGACGAGACGAGCGCGCGGGAGCGCTTCATCCTGGGACTCTTCGGCGTCTTCGCCGTGCTCGCCGTGCTGTTGGCGGCCCTCGGCATCTACAGCGTGATCGCCTACGGTGTCGCGCAGCGTCGCACGGAATTCGGCGTGCGCGTCGCGCTGGGAGCGATGCCGGCGGACATTCTCCGGTTGGTGCTGGCGACCGGCGGCAGGCTGCTCGCACTCGGTGTGCTGCTCGGTCTGGCCGGCTCGCTCGCCGCGTCCCGTTTGCTGGAATCGATGCTCTTCCGCACCAACGCCCGCGATCCTCTCGTCCTCGCCGCCGTCGCCGCGCTGCTCGGCGCCGTCGCCCTTGTCGCGTGCCTCGTCCCCGCACGGCGCGCGGCCCGCATCGACCCGATGACCGCCCTGCGCGCGGAATAA